A single region of the Fusobacterium varium genome encodes:
- the avd gene encoding diversity-generating retroelement protein Avd: MIENLTILQKVYDFEKQMYGYLKKYPQSEKFALVTETKNTIYALSKKLLKAGMVDKKRAVLYEADVELFHLKHLIRLAFDFKYISPKAYEVASKMLTEIGGMLGTWIKNTKAN; encoded by the coding sequence GTGATTGAAAACTTAACAATTTTACAAAAAGTATATGATTTTGAGAAACAAATGTATGGATATTTAAAAAAGTATCCTCAAAGTGAGAAATTTGCTTTGGTCACAGAAACAAAAAATACAATATACGCCTTGAGCAAGAAATTGCTCAAGGCGGGAATGGTGGACAAAAAAAGAGCCGTTTTATATGAAGCAGATGTAGAGTTGTTTCATTTAAAACATCTTATCAGACTAGCTTTTGATTTTAAATACATAAGTCCAAAGGCTTATGAAGTAGCAAGTAAAATGCTTACAGAAATTGGTGGAATGCTTGGTACTTGGATAAAAAATACAAAAGCAAACTAA
- the cas3 gene encoding CRISPR-associated helicase Cas3': MNREFLAKSNPRETIQEHTDKLLKNLNTLQEIYPNLFLNWDIFYMLKLACLYHDLGKMNVSFQKRITGGRESQILPHGIFSLCFLPGDDICDEVEERYLEEGAEEDTAIDKAENFVRIVANAVAYHHERAIPENAAEILKSNLNSLREQLKDFKYDKLQNLKVEELASDFFRFGNRITIGNPSDKDCDIKNEVFDKYVLIKGLLNRIDYASSAGDKVQIERKNDFLLEKLDEMLKEWQTHNPNANWNELQKYMIDKREKNVIAIAQTGMGKTEAGLLWIGDTKGFFILPLKTAINAIYNRVKFGIIKEEKIDERVGLLHSETKEKYYEDSLNEDEIDYSKELDTYYERTKQLSLPLTICTLDQIFDFVYRHKGFEPKLATLAYSKVVLDEIQMYSPDLLAYVIKGLKYITKMGGKFAILTATFPKIVEELLSKEGIKFEVSPNFTKKDLPLRHNVKVIEDLIDTDFIISKFNKNKVLVICNTVKEAQRVYSELKEKLPDEGKINLFHSKYIKRDRKIKEKEILKLGDKHCKDYGIWITTQVVEASLDIDFDILITELSDLNGLFQRMGRCYRNRKLEEEKANCFVFLGDKEQKNTGIGYVIDKEIYKKSKNLILEKIDGNLDEDSKMEYVSQLYTLENLENTEYYQKVKDTLRYLELIRPYEKEKQEVEKEFRNIESFMVIPKNIYEENLDRIDENLEIIDQKNNSKEEKLFAKMEIRDLTLSIQGYEIKNIKKFTSELKEIQLGKYEKIYILDCDYSFEKGFSVSKKEAVEHIEDRFL, translated from the coding sequence ATGAATAGAGAATTTTTAGCAAAATCAAATCCTAGAGAGACTATTCAAGAACATACAGATAAGCTTTTAAAAAATTTAAATACACTGCAAGAGATATATCCCAATTTATTTTTGAATTGGGATATTTTCTATATGTTAAAATTAGCTTGTTTGTATCATGATCTTGGAAAGATGAATGTTTCATTTCAAAAGAGAATAACAGGGGGAAGAGAATCTCAAATTTTACCTCATGGTATTTTTAGTTTATGTTTTTTACCTGGGGATGATATTTGTGATGAAGTAGAGGAGAGATATTTAGAAGAAGGAGCAGAGGAAGATACTGCAATTGATAAAGCAGAAAATTTTGTAAGAATAGTAGCAAATGCAGTAGCTTATCATCATGAAAGAGCGATTCCAGAAAATGCTGCTGAAATTTTAAAAAGCAATTTAAATAGTTTAAGAGAGCAATTAAAAGACTTTAAATATGATAAATTACAAAATCTTAAAGTTGAGGAGTTGGCATCAGATTTCTTTAGATTTGGAAATAGGATTACAATTGGTAACCCTTCAGATAAAGATTGTGATATTAAAAATGAGGTTTTTGATAAATATGTTTTAATTAAAGGATTGTTAAATAGAATAGATTATGCAAGTAGTGCAGGAGATAAAGTTCAAATAGAGAGAAAAAATGACTTTCTTTTAGAGAAATTAGATGAGATGTTAAAAGAGTGGCAGACACATAATCCTAATGCCAATTGGAACGAATTGCAAAAGTATATGATAGATAAGAGAGAAAAGAATGTAATTGCAATAGCTCAAACAGGAATGGGAAAAACAGAGGCAGGGTTATTGTGGATAGGGGATACAAAGGGATTTTTTATTCTGCCTTTAAAAACAGCAATAAATGCTATCTATAATAGAGTAAAATTTGGAATAATAAAAGAGGAAAAAATTGATGAAAGAGTAGGATTGTTGCACTCTGAAACTAAAGAAAAATATTATGAAGATTCTTTAAATGAAGATGAGATTGATTATTCAAAAGAGTTAGATACCTATTATGAGAGAACAAAACAACTATCTCTACCACTTACAATTTGTACTTTAGATCAGATTTTTGATTTTGTTTACAGACATAAAGGTTTTGAGCCTAAATTAGCTACTCTTGCATATTCTAAAGTGGTTTTAGATGAGATACAGATGTACTCTCCAGATCTATTAGCCTATGTAATAAAGGGGTTAAAATATATTACAAAAATGGGTGGTAAATTTGCTATATTGACAGCTACTTTCCCTAAAATTGTAGAGGAGTTATTGTCTAAAGAGGGGATTAAGTTTGAAGTATCTCCAAACTTTACAAAGAAAGATCTACCTTTAAGACACAATGTAAAAGTTATTGAAGATCTTATAGATACAGATTTTATAATCTCTAAGTTTAACAAGAATAAGGTTTTAGTTATCTGTAATACAGTGAAAGAGGCTCAAAGGGTTTATAGTGAGTTGAAAGAGAAACTTCCAGATGAGGGAAAAATCAATCTTTTCCATAGTAAATATATAAAGAGAGATAGAAAAATTAAAGAGAAAGAGATTTTAAAATTAGGGGATAAACATTGTAAAGATTATGGAATATGGATTACAACTCAAGTTGTAGAAGCCTCATTAGATATAGATTTTGATATTTTAATTACAGAATTATCTGATTTAAATGGACTTTTCCAAAGAATGGGAAGATGTTATAGAAATAGAAAACTTGAAGAGGAAAAAGCAAATTGTTTTGTTTTCTTAGGAGATAAAGAACAAAAAAATACAGGAATAGGCTATGTTATAGATAAAGAAATATATAAAAAATCTAAAAATCTAATATTAGAAAAGATAGATGGAAATTTAGATGAAGATAGCAAAATGGAGTATGTATCACAACTATATACTTTGGAAAATTTAGAAAATACTGAATATTATCAAAAAGTTAAGGATACTTTAAGATATTTAGAACTCATAAGACCATATGAAAAAGAAAAGCAAGAGGTAGAAAAAGAATTTAGAAATATAGAGAGTTTTATGGTAATTCCTAAAAATATCTATGAGGAAAATCTAGATAGAATAGATGAAAACTTAGAGATTATTGATCAAAAGAATAACTCAAAGGAAGAAAAACTATTTGCTAAAATGGAGATTAGAGATCTGACTTTAAGTATTCAAGGGTATGAGATAAAAAATATTAAAAAGTTTACAAGTGAATTAAAAGAGATTCAATTAGGAAAATATGAAAAAATATATATTTTAGATTGTGATTACTCTTTTGAAAAGGGATTTTCTGTAAGCAAAAAAGAAGCTGTTGAACATATAGAAGATAGATTTCTATAA
- a CDS encoding lysozyme: MKISEKGINFIINEEGEKLKAYICPAGVLTIGVGHTGKDVVPGMIITKEHSRELLKNDLKHFENAVETSVKISLKQHEYDSLISFAFNVGAEAFKKSTLLKKINALAPMIEIEAEFRKWVRGGGKVLPVLQKRREREIKFFKGEY, encoded by the coding sequence ATGAAAATAAGTGAAAAAGGGATAAATTTTATAATTAATGAAGAGGGAGAAAAATTAAAGGCTTATATTTGTCCTGCAGGTGTTCTTACAATAGGTGTAGGACATACAGGAAAAGATGTTGTTCCGGGAATGATTATTACTAAAGAGCATTCGAGAGAGCTTCTAAAGAATGATTTAAAGCATTTTGAAAATGCTGTAGAAACATCTGTAAAAATATCTTTGAAACAACATGAATACGATAGTTTAATCTCTTTTGCTTTCAATGTTGGAGCTGAAGCCTTTAAAAAGAGTACACTTCTTAAAAAAATAAATGCTTTAGCACCTATGATAGAAATAGAAGCAGAGTTCAGAAAGTGGGTTAGAGGCGGGGGAAAAGTTCTTCCAGTTCTTCAAAAAAGAAGAGAAAGAGAAATAAAATTTTTTAAAGGGGAGTATTAA
- the cas4 gene encoding CRISPR-associated protein Cas4 translates to MQREISGTMFYYYFVCKRKLWFFANEIQMESENEDVIIGKLIDENSYSRELKHVLIDNTVNIDFIKEWKILHEVKKQKSVEEAGIWQLKYYIYFLRKRGINIEKGILDYPKLKKREEIFLTEEDEKRIEEILLEIREIVNLKLPPKLEKLKICKKCTYFEYCYI, encoded by the coding sequence ATGCAAAGAGAAATATCTGGAACTATGTTTTATTACTATTTTGTTTGTAAAAGAAAACTGTGGTTTTTTGCAAATGAGATTCAAATGGAAAGTGAAAATGAAGATGTAATAATTGGAAAGTTGATAGATGAAAATAGTTACTCTCGAGAGTTAAAACATGTTTTAATAGACAATACAGTAAATATTGATTTTATTAAAGAATGGAAGATACTACATGAGGTAAAGAAGCAAAAAAGTGTTGAAGAAGCAGGAATATGGCAGTTGAAATACTATATCTATTTTTTAAGAAAAAGAGGTATAAATATTGAAAAAGGGATATTGGACTATCCTAAGTTAAAAAAGAGGGAAGAGATATTTTTAACAGAAGAGGATGAAAAAAGAATAGAGGAGATACTTTTAGAGATAAGAGAGATTGTAAATTTAAAATTGCCACCTAAATTAGAAAAATTAAAGATATGTAAAAAATGTACTTATTTTGAGTATTGTTATATCTAA
- the cas1b gene encoding type I-B CRISPR-associated endonuclease Cas1: protein MEKYYIFSNGELRRKDNNIYFNDRALKIEMTSDIYLFGEVTLNTKCLNFLGQNKKAVHFFNYYGFYTGSFYPKESNVSGKLLVKQVEYFQDREKRVELAREIIKSASDNIFRNLRYYNGRGKDLKNEMEIIKSYQLELDKAQEVNEIMGIEGNIRKVYYSTWSKIINQEIDFEKRVKRPPDNMINTLISFINSLIYTTCLSEIYKTQLNPTISYLHSPGDRRFSLCLDITEIFKPLIVDRMIFSLLNRNMINEDDFAKDSNFYYLKDKGRKKILEEYEKKLNQTITHKELKREVSYQTLIKLECYKLIKHLLGDKKFDGFKMWW, encoded by the coding sequence ATGGAAAAATATTATATTTTCTCAAATGGGGAATTAAGAAGAAAAGATAATAATATTTATTTTAATGACAGAGCCTTAAAAATTGAGATGACAAGTGATATCTATCTTTTTGGCGAGGTGACATTAAATACTAAATGTTTAAATTTTTTAGGACAAAATAAAAAAGCTGTTCATTTCTTTAATTACTATGGATTTTATACAGGAAGTTTCTATCCTAAAGAGAGCAATGTCTCTGGAAAACTTTTGGTTAAACAGGTTGAATATTTTCAAGATAGGGAGAAAAGGGTAGAGTTAGCTAGAGAGATTATAAAAAGTGCCAGTGATAATATTTTTAGAAACTTGAGATACTATAATGGTAGAGGAAAAGATCTGAAAAATGAGATGGAGATAATAAAAAGTTATCAACTTGAATTGGATAAGGCTCAAGAGGTAAATGAAATAATGGGGATAGAGGGAAATATAAGAAAGGTATATTACTCAACTTGGAGTAAAATAATAAATCAAGAGATAGATTTTGAAAAAAGGGTAAAACGTCCACCAGATAATATGATCAATACTTTAATATCTTTTATTAACTCATTAATCTATACAACTTGTTTATCTGAGATCTATAAAACTCAACTGAACCCAACAATAAGCTATCTTCATAGTCCAGGAGATAGAAGATTTTCTCTTTGCTTAGATATAACAGAGATTTTTAAACCTTTAATAGTGGATAGAATGATTTTTTCTCTTTTAAATAGAAATATGATAAATGAAGATGATTTTGCAAAGGATTCTAATTTTTATTATTTGAAAGATAAGGGAAGAAAGAAGATTTTAGAGGAGTATGAGAAAAAATTAAATCAAACTATTACTCATAAGGAGTTAAAAAGAGAGGTTAGTTATCAAACTTTGATAAAATTAGAGTGCTATAAATTGATAAAACATCTGTTAGGAGATAAAAAATTTGATGGATTTAAAATGTGGTGGTAA
- a CDS encoding group II intron reverse transcriptase domain-containing protein has translation MKRVNNLYEQIYDFENIYDAYLKARKCKRFRQEVLEYSMNIEENLITLQNELIWGLYRQGEYREFYVYVPKVRLIKALPFKDRVLQHAVNNIIEPLFEAQFYEHSYACRKGKGGHKASEQLKNWLHAAKVQGKELYCLKCDIRKYFDSVYLKILYGILRKKIKDKKLLWLIRQILDIHTKERGLPIGNLTSQLFANVYLNQLDIYVKEELKVKKYIRYMDDFLILSEDKKELQEILKKIITFLEEKLKLSLNDKTRIFPVKMGVEFVGYIHYADFIKVRKSTWKREKKNIKKVAEQYKNGEITIEKLQNVFASILGHLSHADSFQTRVKIVEYERNLAYKYEKKEDDKV, from the coding sequence ATGAAAAGAGTTAATAATCTATATGAACAGATATATGATTTTGAAAATATATATGATGCTTATTTAAAAGCAAGAAAATGCAAAAGATTTAGGCAGGAAGTTTTAGAATATTCAATGAATATCGAAGAAAATCTAATAACACTTCAAAATGAATTAATATGGGGGCTTTATAGGCAGGGAGAATATAGAGAATTTTATGTATATGTCCCTAAAGTAAGGTTAATAAAAGCACTTCCTTTTAAAGATAGAGTATTACAACATGCAGTTAATAATATAATAGAGCCTTTGTTTGAAGCACAATTCTATGAGCATTCCTATGCCTGTAGAAAAGGAAAAGGTGGACACAAAGCAAGTGAACAATTAAAAAATTGGCTTCATGCTGCAAAAGTTCAAGGGAAAGAATTATATTGTTTGAAATGTGATATTCGTAAATATTTTGATAGTGTTTATTTAAAAATTTTATATGGAATTTTAAGGAAAAAAATTAAGGATAAAAAATTATTATGGCTTATTAGGCAAATATTAGATATTCATACGAAAGAAAGAGGTTTGCCAATAGGGAATTTAACTTCACAATTATTTGCTAATGTCTATTTGAATCAGCTTGATATTTATGTAAAAGAAGAATTAAAAGTTAAAAAATATATAAGATACATGGATGACTTTTTAATTTTATCAGAAGATAAAAAAGAGCTGCAAGAAATTTTAAAGAAAATAATTACTTTTTTGGAAGAAAAGTTAAAACTTTCTTTAAATGATAAGACAAGAATATTTCCTGTAAAAATGGGAGTTGAATTTGTAGGATATATACATTATGCAGATTTTATAAAAGTAAGAAAAAGTACTTGGAAAAGAGAAAAAAAGAATATAAAGAAAGTAGCTGAGCAATATAAAAATGGAGAAATAACTATAGAAAAACTTCAAAATGTATTTGCTAGTATTTTGGGGCATCTTTCTCATGCTGATAGTTTTCAAACAAGAGTTAAAATTGTAGAGTATGAAAGAAATTTAGCTTATAAATACGAAAAGAAAGAAGATGATAAAGTTTAA
- a CDS encoding baseplate J/gp47 family protein: MNKLETKGFNGLMEMAQEKAKSKDCWGEDFNASETSDYYKIVAPFITVASYLEDKIISIMKGLNLYNAQDNELDDLLDSFPRRQGSYAFLNCEITANSYVSVKEKDILIETAEGIQFENIQQFDINSTKKKTVLFKAVLTGEEGNIKENSITRVLSAPAGIVNIQNRELGEGGLTQENDFDYLNRYLSGNTEGEWALEPVIAAVRALAGVKSCNGIRNNTMETDKNGLDPKSIWLVVDGGIKEEIAEAIYKHIHTPDTKGSIEVDVKTSVEGKTEKIRFDRPIDVLVDYKLTIESPDEVAIRELLKEYINNAGLGVKLSTGVFISDWVCGKGYKYYDFDLKFKRSTENEYKTSLQLAFNERSKANGE; this comes from the coding sequence GTGAATAAATTGGAAACAAAAGGATTTAATGGGTTAATGGAAATGGCTCAAGAAAAAGCAAAGAGTAAAGATTGTTGGGGGGAAGATTTTAATGCTTCAGAAACATCAGATTACTATAAAATAGTAGCTCCATTTATAACAGTAGCATCTTATTTGGAAGATAAAATTATTTCTATAATGAAAGGGCTTAATTTATATAATGCACAAGATAATGAGTTAGATGATTTACTAGACAGTTTTCCTCGCCGTCAAGGATCTTATGCTTTTCTTAATTGTGAAATTACTGCTAATAGTTATGTTAGTGTAAAAGAAAAAGACATTCTAATTGAAACAGCAGAAGGAATACAGTTTGAAAATATACAACAATTTGATATTAATTCAACTAAGAAAAAAACAGTATTATTTAAAGCTGTTCTTACAGGAGAAGAGGGAAACATAAAAGAAAATTCTATAACAAGAGTTTTATCAGCTCCAGCAGGAATTGTAAATATTCAAAATAGAGAACTTGGAGAGGGTGGACTTACTCAAGAAAATGACTTTGATTATCTTAATAGATATCTTTCAGGGAATACTGAAGGAGAATGGGCTCTTGAACCTGTTATAGCAGCAGTAAGAGCTCTTGCTGGAGTAAAGAGTTGTAATGGAATAAGAAACAACACTATGGAAACAGATAAAAATGGGTTAGATCCTAAAAGTATATGGCTTGTAGTAGATGGAGGAATAAAGGAAGAAATAGCAGAAGCTATTTATAAACATATTCATACTCCTGATACTAAAGGAAGCATTGAAGTTGATGTTAAAACTTCAGTTGAAGGTAAAACCGAAAAAATAAGATTTGATAGACCAATAGATGTATTGGTTGATTATAAGTTGACAATAGAAAGTCCTGACGAAGTAGCAATAAGAGAACTTTTGAAAGAATATATAAATAATGCAGGATTAGGAGTAAAACTAAGCACAGGAGTTTTTATATCTGATTGGGTTTGTGGAAAAGGGTATAAATATTATGACTTTGATTTGAAATTTAAAAGAAGTACTGAAAATGAATATAAAACATCTTTACAATTAGCTTTCAATGAGCGTTCAAAAGCAAATGGAGAGTGA
- a CDS encoding phage holin family protein: protein MTLSEMWQIFITLFQDVLSIFYNKGTILIGMAVSFIFLITGGEDKMIVCLLIFMSIDYISGLIKSIIRAETNSKKGFQGFLKKILMLCIVVIAYRLDIILNLTNIQYNCRFVTISFYIANEGLSILENAINSGLKVPEQLREVLEQCKKNKIKKQ from the coding sequence ATGACATTAAGTGAAATGTGGCAAATATTTATAACATTATTTCAAGATGTTTTAAGTATTTTTTATAATAAAGGAACAATTCTTATAGGAATGGCAGTATCTTTTATCTTTTTAATCACAGGAGGAGAAGATAAAATGATAGTATGCTTATTAATTTTTATGAGTATTGATTATATTTCGGGTTTAATAAAATCTATAATTAGAGCTGAAACAAATAGCAAAAAAGGGTTTCAAGGATTTTTAAAAAAAATCTTAATGCTTTGTATAGTAGTTATAGCTTATAGATTAGATATAATCTTAAATTTGACTAATATACAGTATAACTGCAGGTTTGTAACAATTTCTTTTTATATAGCAAATGAAGGGCTTTCAATATTAGAAAATGCTATAAACTCAGGTTTAAAAGTTCCTGAACAGCTTCGAGAAGTTCTCGAACAATGCAAGAAAAATAAGATTAAAAAGCAGTAA
- the cas6 gene encoding CRISPR-associated endoribonuclease Cas6, with protein sequence MRLKIECILEENFVYLDYRRSILSFIKKSLENYSEEIKKKYYDEFKPKDMTFACYFPMEKIENNQINLTNNIFAIFLSFDSIIDGVHFYNAFNIAKRNHIQFNLGKNMFQIKNIVKLQEKEIKENRATFKTLSPIVIREQIEEGEKKKEWFHELDEKGIEVLKRNLCYSLKDKFSIKELENIEIEVEKSKINIISFYKIKFPATNGRITIKGDKKILNYFYRAGIGSKCPSGFGMLDLD encoded by the coding sequence ATGAGATTAAAAATTGAGTGTATCTTAGAAGAGAATTTTGTTTACTTAGATTATAGAAGAAGTATACTGAGCTTTATAAAAAAATCTTTAGAAAATTATAGTGAAGAGATAAAAAAGAAATATTATGATGAATTTAAACCAAAGGATATGACTTTTGCTTGTTATTTTCCAATGGAAAAAATTGAAAATAATCAAATTAATTTAACTAATAATATCTTTGCTATTTTTTTAAGTTTTGATTCTATCATAGATGGAGTTCATTTTTATAATGCTTTTAACATTGCTAAAAGAAATCATATACAATTTAATTTAGGTAAAAATATGTTTCAAATAAAAAATATTGTAAAATTGCAAGAAAAAGAGATTAAAGAGAATAGAGCAACTTTTAAAACTCTTTCTCCGATAGTAATAAGGGAGCAAATTGAAGAGGGAGAGAAGAAAAAAGAGTGGTTTCATGAATTAGATGAAAAAGGAATTGAAGTTTTAAAAAGAAATCTTTGTTACTCTTTAAAGGATAAATTTTCAATTAAAGAGTTAGAAAATATTGAAATAGAGGTAGAGAAGTCTAAAATAAATATAATATCCTTTTATAAAATTAAATTTCCTGCCACAAATGGACGAATAACTATAAAGGGAGATAAGAAGATATTAAATTACTTTTATAGAGCAGGAATAGGAAGCAAATGTCCTAGTGGATTTGGAATGCTAGACTTAGATTAA
- the cas5b gene encoding type I-B CRISPR-associated protein Cas5: MKSIRLKLKQNLVNYKLPTSFQLKETYPLPPYSTVIGMVHNTCNYIEYKPMKISVQGKYHSKVNDLATRYEFKNGMTFDASRHQIKVGEYGISRGVSNVELLSDVELVIHIVPEDENLIEEIFNAFKAPREYISLGRREDLVVVDEVKIVEISEERIKDENLRIDRDYRAYVPVEIIDKKKVFVEGSVDTIQYKGTMYNLTKDYVSVNYGSAKSPKFFRKWNKVKVHYVSNIVASRRRAITIDEDRYMVFLA; this comes from the coding sequence ATGAAATCAATTAGATTGAAACTAAAACAAAATTTAGTTAACTATAAACTGCCTACAAGTTTTCAATTAAAAGAAACTTACCCTCTACCACCTTATTCCACAGTAATTGGAATGGTTCATAATACTTGTAATTATATAGAGTATAAGCCTATGAAAATTAGTGTTCAAGGGAAGTATCATTCTAAAGTAAATGATCTGGCAACAAGATATGAATTTAAAAATGGTATGACTTTTGATGCTTCAAGACATCAAATAAAGGTTGGAGAGTATGGAATCTCAAGAGGGGTATCAAATGTAGAATTGCTTTCTGATGTTGAATTAGTAATTCATATTGTTCCAGAAGATGAAAATCTGATAGAAGAGATTTTTAATGCTTTTAAAGCTCCTAGAGAGTATATATCTTTAGGAAGAAGAGAAGATCTTGTAGTTGTAGATGAAGTAAAAATAGTTGAAATATCAGAAGAGAGAATAAAAGATGAGAATTTAAGAATAGATAGAGATTATAGAGCTTATGTTCCAGTTGAAATAATTGATAAGAAAAAAGTCTTTGTTGAAGGAAGTGTAGATACAATTCAATATAAAGGTACTATGTATAATTTAACTAAAGATTATGTTTCAGTGAATTATGGAAGTGCAAAAAGTCCTAAATTTTTTAGAAAGTGGAATAAAGTCAAAGTTCATTATGTATCTAATATAGTTGCTTCAAGAAGAAGAGCTATTACAATAGATGAAGATAGATATATGGTTTTTTTAGCTTAG
- the cas7i gene encoding type I-B CRISPR-associated protein Cas7/Cst2/DevR, giving the protein MLAKGLTMTIVFEAESANYGEGIGNVAALKKLSRGNGSQYTYISRQAIRYNIVEQLGEIKAEVEAMGSGDKKVVQFSSKTTITDYPELDFFGYLKTEKGSTGKKRSAIVRLSNAVSTETFKGDLDFLTNKGLADRLNENMNIAQAEIHKSYYVYTVAIDLDQIGIDTNDNIELSKEEKSRRVEKLLDTIAFLYRDIRGRRENLAPLFVIGGVYDIKNPIFENLVKVKENKILVQDIDSGIFENMRKDTSCGVVEGKFDNTQEIKDILNSTTIPKFFEQLKAKVREYYEIN; this is encoded by the coding sequence ATGTTAGCAAAAGGTTTAACAATGACTATTGTTTTTGAAGCAGAAAGTGCAAACTATGGAGAGGGAATAGGAAACGTAGCTGCATTGAAAAAATTATCAAGGGGAAATGGAAGTCAATATACATATATTTCAAGACAAGCTATAAGATATAATATAGTTGAGCAATTGGGAGAAATTAAGGCAGAAGTAGAAGCTATGGGATCAGGAGATAAAAAAGTAGTACAATTTTCTTCAAAAACAACAATTACTGATTATCCAGAGTTAGATTTCTTTGGTTATTTAAAAACTGAGAAAGGAAGCACAGGAAAAAAACGTTCAGCTATAGTTAGATTATCTAATGCCGTTTCAACAGAGACATTTAAAGGGGATTTAGATTTTTTAACAAATAAAGGTCTTGCAGATAGATTAAATGAAAATATGAATATAGCTCAAGCAGAGATTCATAAATCATATTATGTTTATACTGTGGCTATAGATTTAGATCAAATTGGAATAGATACTAATGATAATATTGAGTTATCAAAAGAGGAAAAATCAAGAAGAGTAGAAAAATTATTAGATACAATAGCCTTTTTATATAGAGATATAAGAGGAAGAAGAGAAAATTTAGCTCCTTTATTTGTAATAGGTGGAGTATATGATATTAAAAATCCTATTTTTGAAAATCTAGTAAAAGTTAAAGAGAATAAGATATTAGTACAAGATATAGATTCTGGAATATTTGAAAATATGAGAAAAGATACTTCTTGTGGAGTTGTTGAAGGTAAATTTGATAATACTCAAGAGATTAAAGATATTTTAAATTCTACAACTATTCCTAAATTCTTTGAACAATTAAAAGCAAAGGTAAGAGAATATTATGAAATCAATTAG